One genomic segment of Desulfocapsa sulfexigens DSM 10523 includes these proteins:
- a CDS encoding FkbM family methyltransferase — MIIACRYGDFAVPGDKDLIVNSLRHYGEWAQAEIDVLAHFITEGHVVVDVGAFVGTHARAFSTMVGLEGKVHAFEPNTVIYSFLEENAANSSFSNIAAYPFGLSSKNEKMASVNTWDGANQGAFRLERNEGGDVEQTVDVKSLDSLGLGEIDFIKADVEGMELRVLIGGEKTIETYRPAIFIEINSLEASYGILNWARQRDYFIYGVITSAFNPDNFNRAESDIFEQAKECGLLLIHSQKLNEYCVDVDRLALPEIKTADDIALLLLHKPQYPYEILEKLATAEKLGIDYLAPSLVKTVNEFTRRITSFEQTLGERDIQLENLNKIIRERDVQLENINKIIGERDIQLENLNKIIRERDIQIGDLGQVVGECNNQIANLNQVVNEYAKQMGSIISSKSWILTKPLRFLDRFVRVGGGALPTLLRNNHERKTSTSRANDEERLRTSVKGVFDVSFYLKTYPDIAALSVDPLDHFLTIGWQEGRNPNLYFDTNYYLLKNPDIAIANINPLLHYVEHGWREGRNPSRCFDTKYYLSDNSDVADADINPLQHYIDHGSREGRSSYMFFDEKYYLENNPDIRSSGVNPLIHFMEFGWREGRSPGIYFDINFYLSENPDIAEAEVNPLIHFVEFGWLEGRNPNPYFNINYYLLENSAVADSGMNPLLHFIKQGWQNGCNPNPDFDVDYYINAYPDAVRSGDNPLRHYIETGRSSGYMTFPAKQRVNGVVKDTFVSHEKQKYVSEMIYDDIKRRIKHSTIRIKNTPQCVKITEDTIADSIENLSFNSWSNPEVSIIIPVFNCLQMLVECLVSIKKYVRIPFEIIIADDCSDDTRIEAMFENHQTVKYIRNEVNVGFLRNVNNSISCCSGEFIFLLNSDVQLLDDCVSVLVSHLQTDPDAMVSGPKIIYPNGILQEAGGCIRTDCSTVMTGNGHSAEDTRYGFNRYVDYISGACLCFEKENFILLGKFDESYSPAYAEDLEFCARVIKMGKKVLYVAETTIVHRLSASSEAVSEDFKIYQSAVNKQKFREGYSTFFKKENRIKPIAFYLPQFHSIKENNYWWGEGYTEWREVANARPLFHHHYQPHIPADLGFYDLDTHKGIFEKQAALARRYGIHGFCFYYYNFGNFELLEKPLERFLRSEADIQFCLCWANENWTRTWDGRENDILCKQNEDADGNFLGVLKGMERYVHDSRYVTVDKKPLVLIYRAELIGNIRNVTRSWRKYWKDKYKGELYLCLVDSMGRSSGSSISPEELGFDAAVEFPVHHVNNTSKLKISDELENVRFEGMSYDYTDAVVEICSRKHPGYKRFPGVFPSWDNTPRRGNTSTVFRNAHPSSFQVFLENKCEEAKLYSRDERLLFVNAWNEWGEGAHLEPDIEYGHTWLQVIEKVVRENQ, encoded by the coding sequence ATGATTATTGCATGTCGTTATGGTGATTTTGCAGTTCCTGGTGATAAGGATTTAATTGTTAACTCTTTGCGCCATTATGGAGAATGGGCTCAAGCCGAGATAGATGTTTTAGCCCACTTCATTACTGAAGGACATGTTGTCGTTGATGTTGGTGCTTTTGTTGGAACACATGCACGTGCATTCTCCACAATGGTAGGATTGGAAGGAAAGGTACATGCTTTTGAGCCAAACACTGTCATTTATTCATTTCTTGAAGAGAATGCTGCAAATTCTTCATTCTCTAACATCGCAGCATATCCTTTTGGGCTTAGTAGTAAAAATGAAAAAATGGCTAGTGTTAATACATGGGATGGTGCAAATCAGGGCGCATTTCGGCTAGAGAGAAATGAAGGTGGAGATGTTGAACAAACCGTGGATGTTAAGTCATTGGATTCTTTGGGTCTGGGCGAGATTGATTTCATCAAGGCCGATGTGGAAGGCATGGAACTTAGGGTGCTGATCGGTGGAGAAAAAACAATCGAAACATATAGGCCTGCCATTTTTATTGAAATAAATTCCCTGGAAGCGTCCTACGGTATTCTCAATTGGGCTAGGCAGCGGGATTATTTTATTTATGGGGTGATCACCTCGGCTTTTAATCCAGATAATTTTAATAGGGCTGAAAGTGATATATTTGAGCAGGCCAAAGAATGCGGTTTGTTGTTGATTCATTCTCAAAAACTCAATGAATATTGTGTTGATGTAGACCGATTGGCTTTGCCTGAAATCAAAACTGCTGATGACATAGCTCTTCTATTACTGCATAAGCCGCAGTATCCATATGAAATATTAGAGAAGCTAGCAACTGCTGAAAAATTGGGGATTGATTATCTGGCTCCGAGTCTGGTGAAAACGGTGAACGAGTTTACCCGTCGGATCACGAGCTTTGAGCAAACTTTAGGGGAGCGTGACATTCAGCTAGAAAATCTAAATAAAATTATCAGAGAACGAGATGTTCAGCTAGAAAATATAAATAAAATTATCGGAGAGCGAGATATTCAGCTAGAAAATTTAAATAAAATTATCAGAGAACGAGATATTCAGATAGGAGATCTTGGCCAAGTTGTTGGAGAATGCAACAACCAAATAGCGAATCTTAATCAGGTTGTGAATGAATATGCCAAGCAGATGGGCAGTATAATATCATCAAAGTCCTGGATTCTTACAAAACCTCTGAGGTTTCTTGATCGCTTCGTGCGTGTGGGGGGGGGGGCATTGCCGACACTGCTCAGAAATAATCATGAACGAAAAACCAGTACATCCAGAGCTAATGATGAGGAGCGGCTACGTACTTCTGTAAAAGGGGTGTTTGATGTGTCGTTCTACCTGAAAACATATCCTGATATTGCTGCCTTGAGTGTAGATCCTCTGGATCATTTTTTAACAATAGGCTGGCAGGAAGGTCGTAATCCCAACCTGTACTTTGATACTAATTATTATCTATTGAAAAACCCTGATATTGCCATCGCTAATATCAATCCACTTCTGCATTATGTTGAGCATGGATGGCGGGAAGGGCGTAATCCAAGTAGATGTTTTGATACTAAGTATTATTTGTCTGATAATTCCGATGTCGCAGACGCTGATATCAATCCACTTCAACACTATATAGATCATGGCTCACGGGAAGGCCGTAGTTCGTATATGTTTTTTGATGAGAAATATTACCTCGAAAATAATCCAGATATTCGTTCGTCAGGAGTTAATCCTCTTATTCATTTTATGGAATTTGGTTGGCGGGAAGGGCGGTCTCCTGGGATCTATTTTGATATAAACTTTTATTTGTCCGAGAATCCAGACATTGCTGAAGCGGAAGTGAATCCTCTCATTCATTTTGTAGAATTTGGCTGGCTGGAAGGGCGCAACCCAAATCCATATTTCAACATTAATTACTATTTGTTAGAAAATTCAGCCGTAGCTGATTCAGGAATGAATCCACTGCTACATTTTATCAAACAGGGATGGCAGAATGGGTGCAACCCAAACCCCGATTTTGATGTCGATTATTATATTAATGCCTATCCAGATGCGGTTCGTTCCGGAGACAATCCCTTACGTCACTATATTGAAACAGGTCGTTCATCTGGATATATGACATTTCCAGCGAAACAGAGAGTTAATGGTGTCGTGAAGGATACGTTTGTGAGTCATGAAAAACAAAAATATGTTTCAGAGATGATATACGATGATATCAAAAGGAGGATTAAACATTCCACGATACGAATAAAAAACACACCTCAATGTGTGAAAATCACGGAAGATACTATTGCAGACAGTATAGAGAACTTATCGTTTAATTCTTGGAGTAACCCGGAAGTTTCCATCATTATTCCAGTTTTTAACTGTTTGCAAATGTTGGTGGAATGTTTGGTTAGTATTAAAAAATATGTACGGATACCTTTTGAAATAATAATAGCTGATGATTGTTCCGACGATACAAGAATTGAAGCGATGTTTGAAAATCATCAGACAGTCAAATATATCAGGAATGAGGTTAATGTTGGTTTTTTGCGAAATGTGAACAATAGTATATCCTGTTGTTCCGGGGAGTTCATTTTCCTTCTAAACAGTGATGTACAGCTGCTGGATGATTGTGTTTCAGTATTGGTGAGTCACTTGCAAACTGATCCAGATGCCATGGTATCTGGACCTAAAATTATCTACCCGAATGGAATTTTGCAGGAAGCTGGAGGATGTATACGTACTGATTGTTCCACCGTTATGACAGGGAATGGCCATAGTGCTGAGGACACGAGATATGGATTTAATCGTTATGTTGATTACATCTCCGGCGCATGCCTGTGTTTTGAAAAAGAGAATTTTATTTTGCTTGGTAAGTTTGACGAAAGTTACTCACCTGCTTATGCAGAGGATCTTGAGTTCTGTGCTCGTGTGATAAAAATGGGAAAAAAGGTTTTATATGTTGCTGAAACCACAATTGTTCATCGGCTAAGTGCATCCAGTGAGGCTGTGTCTGAAGATTTTAAAATTTATCAGTCTGCTGTCAATAAACAAAAGTTTAGAGAAGGATATAGTACGTTTTTCAAAAAAGAAAATCGGATCAAACCGATTGCTTTTTATTTGCCACAGTTTCACTCTATTAAAGAAAATAATTACTGGTGGGGGGAAGGATATACTGAATGGAGAGAAGTTGCGAACGCTCGGCCTCTTTTCCATCACCATTATCAGCCTCATATTCCTGCTGATCTCGGGTTCTATGATCTCGATACCCACAAAGGGATTTTTGAAAAACAAGCGGCACTGGCTAGACGGTATGGCATACATGGATTTTGTTTCTACTATTATAATTTTGGTAACTTTGAGTTACTTGAAAAACCACTTGAGCGTTTTCTTCGGTCAGAAGCTGATATACAATTCTGCCTTTGCTGGGCAAATGAAAATTGGACACGAACCTGGGATGGGAGAGAAAATGATATTTTGTGTAAGCAAAATGAAGATGCTGATGGGAATTTTTTGGGTGTTCTAAAGGGGATGGAGCGTTATGTTCACGATAGCCGATATGTTACGGTTGATAAGAAACCGCTTGTTCTTATTTATCGAGCAGAGCTGATTGGAAACATTAGGAATGTGACTCGGTCATGGCGTAAGTATTGGAAAGATAAATATAAAGGTGAACTGTATCTGTGCCTGGTTGACAGTATGGGACGTTCTTCAGGATCAAGTATCTCCCCGGAGGAGTTAGGGTTTGATGCTGCTGTGGAGTTTCCTGTACACCATGTCAATAACACTTCAAAGCTTAAGATATCTGATGAACTGGAAAATGTTCGATTTGAAGGGATGTCGTACGATTATACTGATGCCGTTGTGGAAATATGTTCCAGGAAGCACCCTGGTTATAAACGGTTTCCTGGAGTATTTCCTTCATGGGATAATACCCCTCGAAGAGGTAATACTTCAACCGTTTTTCGTAATGCTCATCCTAGCTCGTTCCAAGTGTTTCTTGAGAATAAATGTGAGGAGGCAAAGCTCTATAGTCGTGATGAACGACTTCTTTTTGTTAATGCCTGGAATGAGTGGGGGGAAGGTGCTCACCTGGAACCTGACATTGAATACGGTCACACCTGGTTACAGGTTATAGAAAAAGTAGTGAGAGAGAACCAATAA
- a CDS encoding glycosyltransferase — MTICVFGHPYSSLGTGEQLASFSRSLDVCHVEHKLFDIYGSSACDKGIIRPWLKEKETKDPGYGDIRIFHINGDEIIPCMKHLEDKGFDFSAGSKNIIIPAWELPIFPEIWREGINRFDEVWALSHYMEKMLSGWTSGAVRYVGQSAERQNGILYPRKYFGIKNSSLVFLSFFDQSSYVGRKNPTALLDFYKILRKTHPFSDFQLVIKAKNIDSNSSLEIEIIDENVLLINGNLSYHEMTSLLDSSDVFVSLHRAEGFGRGGAEAVLRQRRAIVTNYSGVEDYSADPAVLPVGYDLVPVKEGEYPYHEGQVWAEPRMSDAVKHASKLINDYERGFTNSCFFDKEENAGEIVRRVASSFSVGVNVIKNLNKTKGPVSGCAKRYAHLHDS; from the coding sequence ATGACAATTTGTGTATTTGGACATCCTTATTCTTCTCTAGGTACAGGAGAACAGTTGGCATCATTCTCGCGCTCACTTGACGTTTGCCATGTCGAACATAAATTATTTGATATTTATGGTAGCAGCGCATGTGATAAGGGTATCATTCGTCCGTGGCTCAAGGAAAAAGAAACAAAGGATCCGGGGTACGGTGACATCCGAATATTTCATATAAATGGAGACGAAATAATACCATGTATGAAACATTTGGAAGACAAGGGGTTTGATTTTTCTGCAGGTAGCAAAAATATCATCATTCCTGCTTGGGAACTTCCGATATTTCCTGAAATATGGAGAGAAGGGATTAATCGATTTGATGAGGTCTGGGCACTCTCGCATTATATGGAAAAAATGCTTTCAGGCTGGACCAGTGGAGCCGTAAGGTATGTCGGACAATCAGCTGAGAGGCAAAATGGAATCCTCTATCCCCGAAAATACTTTGGTATTAAAAATTCTTCCCTTGTCTTTCTTTCCTTTTTTGATCAGTCATCATATGTCGGAAGAAAAAATCCGACAGCACTCTTGGATTTTTATAAAATATTAAGAAAAACCCATCCATTCAGTGATTTTCAACTGGTGATCAAGGCAAAGAATATTGATTCGAACAGTTCGCTTGAAATTGAAATAATCGATGAAAATGTTCTCTTGATAAATGGTAATTTAAGTTACCATGAAATGACATCACTTCTTGATTCTTCAGATGTTTTTGTCTCTTTGCACCGTGCTGAAGGGTTTGGCAGAGGTGGAGCCGAGGCCGTTCTTCGTCAAAGGCGTGCCATTGTCACAAACTATTCTGGTGTTGAAGATTATTCTGCTGACCCAGCTGTCTTGCCCGTTGGGTATGATTTGGTACCAGTTAAAGAAGGAGAGTATCCTTATCATGAGGGGCAGGTATGGGCTGAACCTCGAATGAGTGATGCCGTAAAACATGCCAGTAAACTCATTAATGACTATGAGCGAGGTTTTACAAACAGCTGTTTTTTTGACAAGGAGGAAAATGCAGGGGAAATTGTTCGTAGAGTGGCTTCTAGTTTTAGTGTTGGGGTGAATGTAATTAAAAACCTGAACAAGACTAAAGGTCCTGTATCTGGTTGTGCCAAGAGATATGCGCATTTGCATGACTCGTAA
- a CDS encoding glycosyltransferase family 2 protein: MKPETVTAVEKDHNDCELSIVMPCLNEAETLASCISKALAFLSKNKVSGEIIIADNGSTDGSQSIAKQLGAQVVSIKTRGYGSALQGGITRAKGTYVIMADADASYDLYTLMPILEQLRKGYDLVMGNRFSGSIKPGAMPALHRYLGNPVLSFIGRLFFHPGIRDFHCGLRGFNRIAILNLHLCTLGMEFASEMVVKASFHNLSITEVPVTLYPDGRTRSPHLKSWRDGWRHLRFLLMFSPRWLFLYPGICLVSLGILGMALLVKGPLQIGNISIGIHTLLLSGAAILSGTQSISFAFLAKQFAINAGLLPQDKTIERLQRYMSLELLLIVGIITIAAGTGCVLYSIFLWSQVQFGALAPERMMRILVPAVTMTAVGIQIVITAFFKSILALETRSA, translated from the coding sequence ATGAAACCCGAGACAGTGACTGCAGTAGAAAAGGATCACAATGATTGTGAGTTATCCATTGTCATGCCCTGTCTCAATGAGGCAGAAACCCTGGCCTCCTGCATATCAAAAGCCCTTGCTTTTTTAAGTAAAAACAAGGTATCCGGTGAGATTATCATTGCAGACAATGGAAGTACAGATGGATCTCAGTCTATTGCAAAGCAGCTGGGGGCCCAGGTTGTTTCTATAAAAACCAGAGGATATGGCAGTGCCCTGCAGGGAGGAATCACACGGGCCAAAGGAACCTATGTAATAATGGCTGATGCCGACGCCAGCTACGATCTCTACACTTTGATGCCGATTCTTGAACAACTTCGGAAAGGATACGACCTGGTCATGGGAAATCGATTTTCCGGAAGCATCAAACCGGGTGCCATGCCTGCCCTGCACCGCTATTTAGGGAATCCTGTTCTGAGTTTTATCGGTCGCTTATTCTTTCATCCAGGTATCCGTGATTTCCATTGCGGACTTCGCGGTTTTAACAGGATAGCCATCCTAAACCTTCACCTGTGCACATTGGGAATGGAATTTGCCAGTGAAATGGTGGTGAAGGCAAGTTTCCACAACCTATCCATTACAGAGGTGCCCGTCACTCTGTATCCAGATGGACGTACCCGGTCACCACACCTAAAGAGTTGGCGTGACGGATGGAGGCATTTACGTTTTCTGTTAATGTTCAGCCCTCGCTGGCTTTTTCTCTATCCCGGGATCTGCCTTGTCTCTCTTGGTATCCTGGGAATGGCTTTACTGGTAAAAGGTCCACTACAAATTGGTAATATTTCCATTGGTATTCATACATTACTCCTGTCAGGTGCTGCAATCCTGTCCGGAACACAATCCATCAGTTTTGCCTTTCTTGCAAAACAGTTTGCTATAAATGCCGGTCTTTTACCACAGGATAAAACAATAGAACGCCTGCAACGCTATATGTCTCTCGAATTATTACTCATAGTAGGAATTATCACAATAGCAGCAGGGACAGGATGTGTTCTTTATTCCATCTTTCTGTGGAGTCAGGTACAATTCGGTGCTTTAGCTCCAGAAAGAATGATGCGCATACTTGTCCCCGCTGTTACCATGACAGCGGTGGGCATTCAGATTGTAATTACTGCTTTTTTTAAAAGTATTCTGGCATTAGAAACAAGATCAGCATAA
- a CDS encoding glycosyltransferase family 4 protein — protein sequence MKILFVIHDFLPSHQAGAEIYTYRLAKELSKKHEICLFFTEFTSLTLSYKVTERTFNGLQCIEVFRPFKTDLLGEPYNDTKMETIFQTVLDEFKPDIIHLQHLLYHSFRYPEIAKHNNIPVLFTLHDYWLTCPRWGQRLQGNLEICHTVDWTKCADCLYEKPENSNRFSLQSFYHLFRQKISRSRTSETRINSLKERNRHILAAIENIDLFTAPSPFLRNEFIQYGIPEDKIIFSDNGFDTTNFKKQKNKKDSLVRFGFIGTLCEHKGVHVLIEAFNQVPENKAQLHIYGNLDWFPEYNSRLRKMVKSPAIFFEGLIPNDEVATILSEIDVLVVPSIWFENSPLTIHEAFMAGVPVITSDIGGMADLVTDGVNGLLFAVGDSTELTKVMIKYIESETLPDQLRNGIPAVKSIEENGREIEKIYHQLLKRNIDCL from the coding sequence ATGAAAATTTTATTTGTCATACATGATTTTCTGCCCAGCCACCAGGCAGGAGCGGAAATTTATACATATCGGCTTGCTAAAGAATTATCAAAAAAACATGAAATCTGCTTGTTCTTTACTGAATTCACCTCTCTAACTCTGTCATATAAAGTCACGGAACGAACTTTTAACGGCCTGCAATGCATCGAAGTTTTCAGACCATTTAAAACTGACCTGCTGGGAGAGCCCTATAATGATACAAAAATGGAAACTATTTTCCAAACTGTTCTTGATGAGTTCAAACCTGATATTATCCATTTACAACATCTCCTGTACCACTCGTTCAGGTATCCTGAAATTGCAAAACACAATAATATTCCTGTTCTTTTCACCCTTCATGACTACTGGCTGACATGCCCACGCTGGGGACAGCGACTGCAGGGGAATCTTGAAATCTGTCATACCGTTGACTGGACAAAATGTGCAGATTGTTTATATGAAAAACCAGAAAATTCCAACAGATTTTCCCTTCAGTCCTTTTACCATCTTTTCCGGCAGAAAATCAGCAGATCCAGGACGTCCGAAACCAGAATCAACTCATTAAAGGAGCGAAACCGTCATATCCTTGCTGCAATCGAAAATATAGATCTGTTCACTGCCCCTTCCCCTTTTCTGAGAAATGAATTCATACAATATGGCATCCCTGAAGACAAAATAATCTTCTCGGATAATGGCTTTGATACAACAAACTTTAAAAAGCAAAAAAACAAAAAAGATTCACTGGTTCGTTTTGGTTTTATTGGAACCCTGTGTGAACACAAAGGGGTTCATGTCCTCATTGAAGCCTTTAATCAGGTACCGGAAAATAAAGCACAACTGCATATTTACGGAAATCTCGACTGGTTCCCTGAATACAACAGTAGACTCCGTAAAATGGTCAAGTCTCCGGCCATTTTCTTTGAAGGTCTAATTCCAAACGATGAAGTTGCCACTATCCTTTCAGAAATTGATGTTCTTGTAGTACCATCAATATGGTTCGAGAACTCACCACTCACCATTCATGAAGCCTTTATGGCGGGAGTTCCTGTCATCACTTCAGATATTGGTGGTATGGCAGATCTGGTGACTGACGGTGTGAACGGGCTGCTTTTTGCTGTTGGTGATTCCACAGAATTAACAAAAGTCATGATAAAATATATCGAATCAGAAACTCTGCCTGATCAATTGCGCAATGGAATTCCAGCGGTTAAATCAATAGAGGAAAATGGAAGAGAAATAGAGAAAATATACCACCAACTCCTTAAAAGAAATATTGATTGCCTCTGA
- a CDS encoding glycosyltransferase family 2 protein: MNDCISVIIPTKNAGESFRESLDMIFSQEIASQLEVVIIDSGSTDQTLQICADYPVKLIQIPASSFNHSATRNLAISESCGDICVLTVQDAIPVDNRWLTTLVEPLVRDGRVAGVFGQQVARDDASFFTRYCQLLYYREWRSDWKQEYEQLPIETDDWEKLSHEQRRVVSRFDNTNSCVRRSVWKEIPFPVVPFAEDVAWAIDVLTAGFSIFWKPTAQVFHSHERPLSYTLKRSYVDSKTIAVLLGDSSSSSMTHQMARSLIKWLSKEAARYLQSISGQLEGKMHKSEILAEADRCWQLKVSAGKSSDKDGTMESGSHLFPGAVSLKNRIFRQYYRSVSGPPWFRKMCRNIFRNGRLLRKKFKAGAGDNQSITLELQACHRYFLNLLLSVHLENADRSEDSGSSVRYGAAVMVAGSFLGQNIKAGDRTEELISMDDDHVDVRLPGDIEVWKLLNDWYEQGFDQEATAISRLDQILTDGV; the protein is encoded by the coding sequence ATGAATGACTGTATTTCAGTAATTATTCCAACAAAGAATGCGGGTGAGTCGTTTCGGGAATCTCTTGATATGATTTTTTCTCAGGAGATTGCCTCTCAGTTGGAAGTTGTCATAATCGACTCTGGTTCGACTGATCAGACATTGCAAATATGTGCTGATTATCCTGTTAAGCTTATTCAAATACCCGCCTCCTCATTTAATCACAGCGCTACCCGGAATCTGGCAATTTCTGAATCCTGCGGTGATATTTGTGTACTGACGGTTCAGGATGCAATTCCTGTGGACAATAGATGGTTGACAACACTTGTTGAACCATTAGTAAGGGATGGCAGGGTTGCAGGCGTTTTTGGACAACAGGTAGCCAGGGATGATGCTTCCTTTTTCACAAGATACTGTCAACTTCTTTATTATCGGGAATGGAGGAGTGACTGGAAACAGGAGTACGAGCAGTTACCCATAGAGACGGACGACTGGGAAAAACTGTCACATGAGCAGCGGCGGGTTGTTTCCAGATTTGACAATACAAACAGCTGTGTCAGGAGATCCGTCTGGAAGGAAATTCCTTTTCCTGTGGTCCCATTTGCTGAAGATGTTGCCTGGGCGATCGATGTGTTAACTGCCGGGTTTTCAATTTTCTGGAAACCGACAGCTCAGGTTTTTCATTCACATGAACGTCCATTATCGTATACCCTGAAGCGATCCTATGTTGATTCCAAAACCATTGCTGTCCTTTTGGGTGACAGTTCTTCATCTTCAATGACTCATCAAATGGCACGGTCTTTAATTAAATGGTTGTCAAAGGAGGCAGCCAGATACCTTCAATCGATCTCCGGGCAACTGGAAGGAAAGATGCATAAGTCAGAGATTCTGGCGGAGGCTGACAGATGTTGGCAGTTGAAAGTCAGTGCCGGAAAATCATCTGATAAAGATGGCACTATGGAATCTGGGTCACATCTGTTTCCTGGCGCAGTTTCTTTGAAAAACCGTATCTTTCGCCAATATTACAGGAGTGTTTCAGGGCCTCCCTGGTTCAGGAAGATGTGCCGCAATATTTTCCGGAATGGTCGATTACTGCGAAAAAAGTTTAAAGCCGGTGCTGGGGATAATCAGTCAATTACTTTGGAACTGCAGGCATGTCACCGTTATTTTTTGAATCTCCTTCTCTCTGTACATCTTGAGAATGCAGATAGAAGTGAGGACAGTGGCAGTTCTGTTCGATATGGCGCTGCTGTTATGGTAGCCGGGTCTTTTCTCGGGCAGAATATAAAAGCAGGTGATAGAACCGAGGAGCTGATCAGCATGGATGATGACCATGTGGACGTGAGGTTACCAGGTGACATTGAAGTGTGGAAACTCCTTAATGACTGGTATGAACAGGGGTTTGACCAGGAAGCCACTGCGATCTCCCGGTTGGATCAGATTTTGACAGATGGTGTCTGA